In one window of Miscanthus floridulus cultivar M001 chromosome 12, ASM1932011v1, whole genome shotgun sequence DNA:
- the LOC136496548 gene encoding ras-related protein Rab-2-A isoform X1 has translation MSYAYLFKYIIIGDTGVGKSCLLLQFTDKRFQPVHDLTIGVEFGARMITIDNKPIKLQIWDTAGQESFRSITRSYYRGAAGALLVYDITRRETFNHLVSWLEDARQHANANMTIMLVGNKCDLSHRRAVSYEEGEQFAKEHGLIFMEASAKTAQNVEEAFVKTAGAIYKKIQDGVFDVSNEDVAGQRRLGKMAVAHTGGCTARRQAGGNFSRRRRRTRRHGRAAASCSPPAVPLTGVESPAHPLSRSRSSRSLVWNLSLTESKLDM, from the exons ATGTCGTACGCCTACCTCTTCAAGTACATCATCATCGGCGACACAG GCGTCGGCAAGTCGTGCCTGCTGCTGCAGTTCACCGACAAGCGCTTCCAGCCCGTTCATGACCTTACCATCGGCGTCGAGTTTGGGGCCCGGATGATCACCATCGATAACAAGCCCATCAAGCTCCAGATTTGGGACACG GCTGGGCAAGAGTCATTCAGATCCATAACTAGGTCATACTACAGAGGCGCTGCTGGTGCTCTTTTGGTTTACGATATCACTAG GAGGGAGACTTTCAACCACCTGGTAAGCTGGCTGGAGGATGCGAGGCAGCATGCGAATGCTAACATGACGATTATGCTTGTTGGGAACAAGTGTGATCTGTCTCACAGGCGTGCGGTGAGCTACGAGGAAGGCGAGCAGTTTGCAAAGGAACATGGCCTTATCTTCATGGAGGCCTCTGCAAAGACTGCACAGAATGTCGAGGAG GCATTTGTTAAGACTGCTGGAGCAATCTACAAGAAAATCCAAGATGGCGTTTTCGATGTATCTAATGAG GATGTTGCAGGCCAGCGCCGATTGGGGAAGATGGCCGTGGCCCACACAGGCGGCTGCACGGCTCGGCGGCAGGCGGGCGGCAACTTCTCCCGTCGGCGCAGGAGAACGCGTCGGCACGGGCGAGCTGCGGCTTCTTGTTCCCCTCCCGCTGTCCCGCTCACGGGTGTGGAATCTCCCGCGCACCCGCTCTCTCGCTCCCGCTCTTCCCGCTCACTGGTGTGGAATCTAAG TCTTACGGAATCAAAGTTGGATATGTAG
- the LOC136496548 gene encoding ras-related protein Rab-2-B isoform X2, which yields MSYAYLFKYIIIGDTGVGKSCLLLQFTDKRFQPVHDLTIGVEFGARMITIDNKPIKLQIWDTAGQESFRSITRSYYRGAAGALLVYDITRRETFNHLVSWLEDARQHANANMTIMLVGNKCDLSHRRAVSYEEGEQFAKEHGLIFMEASAKTAQNVEEAFVKTAGAIYKKIQDGVFDVSNESYGIKVGYVVPGQSGGAGSSSSQGGGCCS from the exons ATGTCGTACGCCTACCTCTTCAAGTACATCATCATCGGCGACACAG GCGTCGGCAAGTCGTGCCTGCTGCTGCAGTTCACCGACAAGCGCTTCCAGCCCGTTCATGACCTTACCATCGGCGTCGAGTTTGGGGCCCGGATGATCACCATCGATAACAAGCCCATCAAGCTCCAGATTTGGGACACG GCTGGGCAAGAGTCATTCAGATCCATAACTAGGTCATACTACAGAGGCGCTGCTGGTGCTCTTTTGGTTTACGATATCACTAG GAGGGAGACTTTCAACCACCTGGTAAGCTGGCTGGAGGATGCGAGGCAGCATGCGAATGCTAACATGACGATTATGCTTGTTGGGAACAAGTGTGATCTGTCTCACAGGCGTGCGGTGAGCTACGAGGAAGGCGAGCAGTTTGCAAAGGAACATGGCCTTATCTTCATGGAGGCCTCTGCAAAGACTGCACAGAATGTCGAGGAG GCATTTGTTAAGACTGCTGGAGCAATCTACAAGAAAATCCAAGATGGCGTTTTCGATGTATCTAATGAG TCTTACGGAATCAAAGTTGGATATGTAGTCCCTGGCCAATCTGGAGGTGCTGGTAGCTCGTCTTCTCAAGGTGGTGGCTGCTGCAGCTAA
- the LOC136496586 gene encoding small nuclear ribonucleoprotein SmD1a-like has protein sequence MKLVRFLMKLNNETVTIELKNGTVVHGTITGVDISMNTHLKTVKLTLKGKNPVTLDHLSVRGNNIRYYILPDSLNLETLLVEETPRVKPKKPTTGKPLGRGRGRGRGRGRGRGLR, from the exons ATGAAGCTCGTCAG GTTCCTTATGAAGCTGAACAATGAGACGGTCACCATCGAGCTCAAGAACGGCACGGTTGTACACGGCACCATCACCG GTGTTGACATAAGCATGAACACTCATCTGAAGACAGTGAAGCTTACACTGAAAGGGAAGAACCCTGTAACACTTGACCACCTTAGCGTGCGAGGAAACAACATTCGCTACTACATTCTTCCTGACAGCTTAAACTTGGAAACTTTGCTGGTAGAGGAAACCCCTAGGGTCAAGCCTAAGAAGCCAACTacag GAAAGCCCTTGGGGCGTGGtcgcggccgtggtcgtggacgtGGTCGGGGCCGGGGGCTGCGCTGA
- the LOC136496585 gene encoding protein FATTY ACID EXPORT 6-like has translation MAAAAQLHGSAAAMAAYLRTRAYSVPSSCRWRQSLLAGSPKLSISTGGVCTNPFGFSAKLSTKCANENARVEELDLQSDQMKELQVEQHVIPQKRSAKIHDFCLGIPFGGLLFSMGLLGYIFSRSTISLVLGIAPGLATLLLGILSLKFWRSGRSSFLLILAQAAISAFLAWKYSHAYFLTNRLLPWGFYASLSTAMGCFYAYVLLAGGNPPPKKLAAIPPQ, from the exons atggcggcggcggcgcagctgcACGGATCGGCTGCGGCCATGGCGGCATATCTCCGCACTCGAGCCTACTCAGTTCCATCCTCATGCCGGTGGCGGCAGAGCCTTCTAGCTGGTTCCCCGAAG CTTTCGATTTCTACAGGTGGAGTTTGTACGAATCCATTTGGTTTTTctgctaaactttcaacaaaatgTGCCAATGAGAATGCTCGAGTTGAAGAGTTAGATTTGCAATCAGACCAGATGAAGGAATTACAGGTGGAGCAGCATGTTATTCCTCAGAAGAGGAGTGCTAAAATCCATGACTTTTGCCTTGGGATCCCTTTTG GTGGTCTTTTATTCTCTATGGGGCTTCTAGGATACATCTTCTCCAGAAGCACCATAAGTCTTGTCTTGGGTATTGCACCAGGACTTGCCACTCTGCTACTTGGTATTCTCAGTCTAAAGTTTTGGAGGAGCGGCAGATCCAGCTTCCTGCTTATCTTGGCCCAAGCAG CAATTTCTGCTTTCCTGGCATGGAAGTACTCTCATGCTTACTTCTTG ACAAATAGACTCCTTCCTTGGGGCTTCTACGCGTCACTGAG CACTGCAATGGGTTGTTTCTACGCTTATGTGCTGCTTGCGGGAGGGAATCCCCCACCTAAGAAGTTGGCAGCCATTCCACCGCAGTAG